In Erigeron canadensis isolate Cc75 chromosome 7, C_canadensis_v1, whole genome shotgun sequence, one DNA window encodes the following:
- the LOC122608868 gene encoding uncharacterized protein LOC122608868, translating into MAPPPPKDARNFTPWGLDQEDILNDIIPETQEPNDQDEDEDEEVQEVDARGKKKEGPKKRESWNDEQEVALAQAWIQISECKKFENEQKAEGFWKRVLEHYASQMGGTTRTVHGILPKWKTMNAAMGLYNGIHIQVKRAKGSGCNDLDIQNEAMRLYKKRTKKDFGHMEAWKVVNTHDKWKDQECFADILAAAGITNKAASSSSKRKSTEYDSASNENILPDMNEDPSPPFVSSSKSRKKQTATSSSHDIVADDISAYTHEKRDYLVLKHEKDQLAKDFWATQIDATKSKSRQRNLKFFTDSHAHITDPYQLELILQEKHEIAEKYG; encoded by the exons ATGGCTCCACCTCCACCAAAGGATGCTAGAAACTTCACGCCATGGGGGCTCGACCAAGAGGACATTCTCAACGACATTATACCCGAAACTCAAGAACCAAATG accaagatgaagatgaagatgaggaGGTTCAAGAAGTTGACGCGCGTGGAAAGAAAAAGGAGGGCCCGAAAAAACGTGAGAGTTGGAATGACGAACAAGAGGTTGCGTTGGCTCAAGCTTGGATCCAAATTTCGGAATGTAAAAAATTTGAGAATGAGCAAAAAGCGGAAGGTTTTTGGAAGCGGGTTCTCGAGCATTATGCTAGTCAAATGGGCGGCACTACACGAACCGTCCATGGTATTTTGCCAAAGTGGAAAACGATGAATGCGGCTATGGGTCTCTACAACGGTATTCACATCCAAGTg AAGCGAGCTAAGGGTAGTGGGTGCAACGATTTGGACATTCAAAATGAGGCGATGAGATTGTACAAGAAGCGAACCAAAAAAGATTTTGGTCATATGGAAGCATGGAAGGTCGTGAATACTCACGACAAATGGAAAGATCAAGAGTGTTTTGCCGATATTTTGGCGGCCGCGGGAATCACAAATAAGGCGGCTAGttcttcttcaaaaagaaagTCGACGGAGTATGATTCGGCTAGCAACGAGAACATCCTTCCCGACATGAACGAAGACCCATCTCCTCCTTTTGTTTCTTCCTCCAAGTCAAGAAAAAAGCAAACCGCAACTTCCTCCTCTCATGATATTGTAGCCGATGATATTAGCGCCTACACGCACGAAAAGCGTGATTATTTGGTGCTTAAGCACGAAAAGGATCAATTGGCGAAAGATTTTTGGGCTACACAAATTGATGCCACGAAGTCGAAGTCTCGACAAAggaatttgaagttttttaccGACTCTCATGCTCACATCACCGATCCGTATCAACTCGAACTCATTCTTCAAGAGAAACATGAAATCGCCGAAAAGTACGGATGA
- the LOC122608356 gene encoding pentatricopeptide repeat-containing protein At1g71420, translating into MFDLPFFRRTFTTTAAVNLHQKLTFLLSKGHLDEALSIFYNNPSNFPNTHQTYADIFHACACHGSISHGQALHNHMVNTQNQNHFIPNLYVYNHLVNMYAKCGFLDHARKVFDEMPERNIVSWTALVSGYSQFGRNAESFRVFSQMLVEFRPNEFAYASVLSCCDREVGRQVHAHALKTCFDGCTFVANALISMYSKNDDGSLYTENGVYEPWTVFKFLKSRNLVTYNSMIVALQSKGNWEEALNMFSSMRRDSGVGFDRATLLSIFSCLLIVKEYGNSNGMSRTSCLKYCSQVHCLAVKRSFILEIEVITALAKAYANLGGEISILYELFIETSGKRDIVSWTAFITIYAERDPEESLLMFSKLCKEGLSPDRHAYSILLKACSNLVTVRHTLAVHSQILKIGFDNETVLANALIHAYGRSGSAHESKKVFDSMIIKDIVSWNSMIKIYGLHGQPRDALHCFDQMNVAPDSTTFVALLSACSHAGMVEKGTKIFESMSKTYGIVPQLDHYACMVDILGRAGRISEAQKLINEMPITPDSVIWSAMLGACRKYGETKLAGSSSKKLQELDPGNSLGYVQMSNIMCSNGTFNEAVHIRKQMIGLGVKKDPGFSWTEIGTTVHEFAAGGMYHPLRKTILIDLENFIKELKGLGYVAETNLAMRDTEEEDKNRELSYHSEKLAFVFALNHDECKSSRRAIRIFKNIRICVDCHNFMKFASELSGREIIVRDSNRFHHFKERVCSCDDYW; encoded by the coding sequence ATGTTTGACCTCCCATTCTTCCGTCGCACattcaccaccaccgccgccgttAACCTCCATCAAAAGTTGACATTTTTACTATCAAAAGGCCATCTCGACGAAGCACTTTCCATCTTTTACAACAACCCTTCAAATTTCCCAAACACCCACCAAACATACGCCGATATCTTTCACGCCTGTGCTTGCCATGGTTCCATATCACACGGCCAAGCTCTCCATAACCACATGGTCAATACCCAGAATCAGAATCATTTTATACCAAACCTATACGTATATAATCACCTCGTTAACATGTATGCGAAATGTGGGTTTTTGGATCATGCAcgtaaggtgtttgatgaaatgcctgagCGAAATATTGTCTCCTGGACTGCTCTTGTTTCTGGGTATTCTCAGTTTGGTAGAAATGCAGAGAGTTTTCGTGTTTTTTCCCAGATGTTAGTGGAGTTTCGTCCGAATGAGTTTGCTTATGCTAGCGTCTTAAGTTGTTGTGATCGCGAGGTTGGCAGACAGGTTCATGCCCATGCATTGAAGACGTGCTTTGATGGTTGTACTTTTGTTGCTAACGCATTGATTTCCATGTACTCCAAGAATGATGATGGAAGTTTATATACAGAAAATGGTGTGTATGAACCTTGGAcggtttttaagtttttaaagtCGCGGAATCTTGTGACATATAACTCAATGATTGTGGCTTTACAAAGTAAGGGAAATTGGGAAGAAGCTTTGAATATGTTTTCATCAATGAGACGTGATTCCGGCGTTGGTTTTGATCGTGCAACCCTTCTTAGTATCTTTTCGTGTTTATTAATTGTCAAAGAGTATGGTAATAGTAACGGGATGAGTAGAACCTCATGTCTTAAGTATTGTTCTCAGGTACATTGTCTTGCAGTTAAAAGAAGTTTTATTTTAGAAATAGAAGTAATAACCGCATTGGCAAAAGCATATGCTAATCTTGGTGGAGAAATTTCTATCCTTTATGAACTATTTATAGAGACCTCAGGTAAAAGAGACATTGTTTCATGGACTGCATTCATAACGATATATGCAGAACGGGATCCTGAAGAATCCCTTTTAATGTTTTCTAAGTTGTGTAAAGAGGGTTTGAGTCCAGACCGTCATGCATATTCTATCTTACTAAAAGCGTGTTCAAATTTAGTAACTGTTCGTCACACATTGGCTGTCCATTCTCAGATACTCAAAATCGGGTTTGATAATGAGACTGTGCTTGCAAATGCATTGATTCATGCGTATGGAAGATCCGGTTCAGCTCATGAGTCAAAAAAAGTTTTTGACTCGATGATTATTAAGGATATAGTTTCTTGGAATTCAATGATCAAGATATATGGGTTACATGGTCAACCAAGAGATGCGTTGCATTGCTTTGACCAAATGAATGTAGCTCCCGATTCCACGACCTTTGTAGCCCTGTTATCAGCATGTAGTCATGCTGGTATGGTTGAGAAAGGGACAAAGATATTTGAAAGTATGTCTAAAACTTATGGGATTGTTCCTCAGCTTGATCATTACGCTTGTATGGTTGACATTCTTGGGAGAGCAGGCAGGATTTCAGAGGCTCAAAAGCTCATAAATGAAATGCCAATCACACCGGATTCTGTAATATGGAGTGCCATGCTTGGAGCATGTAGGAAATATGGTGAAACTAAGTTGGCTGGGTCATCTTCCAAAAAGTTGCAAGAGTTGGACCCGGGCAATTCCCTTGGTTATGTACAAATGTCAAACATAATGTGCTCAAATGGTACTTTCAATGAAGCTGTACATATAAGAAAGCAAATGATAGGTCTCGGTGTGAAAAAGGACCCTGGTTTTAGTTGGACCGAAATTGGGACCACGGTTCATGAGTTTGCAGCCGGTGGAATGTACCACCCACTGAGAAAGACTATACTGATTGACCTAGAGAACTTCATCAAGGAGTTAAAAGGGTTAGGTTATGTAGCAGAAACTAATTTGGCAATGCGTGATACAGAGGAGGAAGACAAGAATCGGGAACTAAGTTATCATAGTGAAAAGCTTGCGTTTGTTTTTGCGTTAAATCATGATGAGTGTAAGTCTTCTAGGCGTGCTATAAGGATTTTTAAGAACATACGTATATGTGTAGATTGCCATAATTTTATGAAATTCGCTAGTGAGTTATCTGGAAGAGAAATTATTGTAAGAGATTCAAACAGGtttcatcattttaaagaaaGAGTATGTTCATGTGATGACTATTGGTAA
- the LOC122608433 gene encoding uncharacterized protein LOC122608433 yields MAFICGSFDNQEEDSIEALCPYTAQPSRKERKYRFCCKRNKDNNKNPYSNRGRDKFEALLAELDHKKQKIFTQKGSQYISFVRFVYSNSNDVKPIIVRLKDPRRHDKDHHHHEQINLKDTKSTTSLPKLHGSKLDQHHNLEPFKDVTNGTMIKVQEEIEHVKPLIAQLTKKIKVDQWKEKLKRKFDEVWMPSYNLPFFVILVMVFLTFFGRSLAIICTSIAWYVIPTIDGTLENTATKPKKMIKNGHSRNPSENKIVSSPKPFHSGPINVQQHKRMKKLMSF; encoded by the coding sequence ATGGCTTTCATTTGTGGCTCATTTGACAATCAAGAAGAAGATTCCATTGAAGCTTTGTGTCCATACACTGCTCAACcttcaagaaaagaaagaaagtataGATTTTGTTGCAAAAGGAACAAAGACAACAACAAGAATCCATATTCGAATCGTGGGCGAGATAAATTTGAAGCTCTCTTGGCTGAACTTGATCACAAGAAGCAAAAGATCTTCACCCAAAAGGGGTCACAATACATCTCCTTTGTTCGATTCGTCTACTCGAATTCCAACGATGTAAAGCCCATTATTGTAAGGTTAAAAGATCCAAGAAGACACGAcaaagatcatcatcatcatgaacAAATCAACCTTAAAGACACCAAAAGTACTACTTCACTTCCTAAATTGCATGGTTCAAAATTAGATCAACATCATAATTTAGAACCTTTTAAAGATGTGACAAATGGTACTATGATCAAAGTCCAAGAGGAAATAGAACATGTGAAACCATTGATTGCTCAACTTACAAAGAAGATTAAGGTTGATCAATGGAAAGAGAAGTTGAAAAGGAAGTTTGATGAGGTATGGATGCCTTCCTATAACTTACCTTTTTTTGTGATTCTAGTAATGGTTTTCTTAACATTTTTTGGACGATCTTTGGCGATTATATGTACTTCTATCGCATGGTACGTAATTCCTACTATCGACGGAACGCTTGAGAACACGGCCACAAAACCAAAGAAGATGATCAAGAATGGACATTCAAGGAACCCTAGCGAAAACAAGATAGTTTCATCTCCAAAACCTTTTCATAGTGGTCCAATAAATGTTCAACAACACAAAAGGATGAAGAAGCTTATGAGTTTTTGA
- the LOC122608610 gene encoding exocyst complex component EXO70I-like, with amino-acid sequence MEEYPILAKLESACSDLKNVLKLSSSMQTDLQKLDENHGSLKESLNVASRRLAPLQTLSIASKALETRINRAVSPALVLIDGFKISESLQRKVVDISTKLSVQKSQNKRLRLLIKYVDCVDKLNIAINLISQEGGPSIQRLQEVVEFLSRTKATDQFRTHRLRETLVTLKVLYETEVDSMKFDGLLDEALLNLQDDYEGILLQLRHHNVGVMVEGSGDDGKELADVAELGTEMEVEVLRRISETLTANDCLDICIDIFVKVRYKRAAKALMRLNPDYLRTYKPEEIDEMEWESLETSISLWIQHFELAVRTVFVSEKTLCNQVLGNIMDGMIWQECFVKIADKIMAVFFRFGEGVARSNKEPQKLFKLLDMFNSLENLKNEFYDIFEGEAGSDICSRFRELEKLLIHASTKVYWEFGLQIEGNQDGLPPPQDGSVPKIVRYAINYLKYLTTDNYSAPMAQVLRTEQIWKAGILSTPETDENLLKEAVSNVMEALHRNIESKKSNYKDKVLYHVFTMNTYWYIYMRTRNTELGKLLGENYMRKNYKVVAEEAAYLYEKQAWGGLVRLLDKEDLEELKDDGIGTAAKAKIEAFLKGFEECAQRHTSRYIIPEPDLREQIKEATIKLIVPVYADFLDRFSSVLARKAYSSPESIEGLLGQIFSGNGRSSSMGSRRRESKDRTEGRNSVSSDIDQMPGRNSVSRFQRNRSNASDA; translated from the exons ATGGAAGAATACCCAATTCTTGCTAAACTAGAATCGGCGTGTTCTGATCTTAAAAACGTTCTAAAATTATCTTCAAGTATGCAAACAGACCTACAAAAACTTGATGAAAATCATGGTTCACTAAAAGAAAGTTTAAATGTAGCCTCAAGAAGGTTAGCGCCTCTTCAGACGCTCTCAATTGCCTCAAAAGCACTTGAAACACGTATCAACCGTGCGGTTTCACCTGCGTTGGTCCTCATTGATGGGTTCAAAATATCTGAATCTTTGCAAAGAAAAGTTGTCGACATTTCAACTAAACTTTCGGTTCAGAAGTCACAAAACAAGAGGCTTAGGTTACTGATTAAATATGTTGACTGTGTTGATAAGTTGAATATTGCTATTAATTTGATTAGCCAAGAAGGTGGCCCCTCGATCCAACGGTTGCAGGAAGTGGTGGAGTTTTTGAGTAGGACTAAAGCAACGGACCAGTTTAGAACACATCGATTAAGAGAGACTTTGGTCACCTTAAAAGTGTTATATGAAACCGAGGTGGATTCTATGAAGTTTGATGGGTTGCTTGACGAGGCTTTATTAAACTTACAAGATGACTATGAAGGAATTCTGCTGCAGTTAAGGCATCATAATGTTGGAGTGATGGTGGAAGGTAGTGGTGATGATGGTAAAGAGTTGGCAGACGTTGCAGAGTTGGGGACTGAGATGGAGGTAGAAGTTCTCAGACGAATTTCAGAGACGCTTACTGCAAATGATTGCTTGGATATATGTATTGATATCTTTGTGAAG GTGAGGTATAAGAGAGCTGCAAAAGCACTGATGAGACTAAACCCAGATTACTTGAGAACATACAAACCCGAAGAAATAGATGAGATGGAATGGGAAAGCTTGGAGACTTCTATAAGCCTATGGATCCAGCACTTTGAGCTAGCTGTCAGAACCGTTTTTGTTTCAGAAAAGACCCTGTGCAACCAAGTGCTCGGAAACATCATGGATGGAATGATCTGGCAAGAATGCTTTGTTAAAATAGCTGACAAAATCATGGCAGTATTCTTCCGGTTCGGAGAAGGGGTTGCTCGAAGTAACAAAGAGCCACAAAAGCTCTTCAAGCTCTTGGACATGTTTAATTCTTTAGAAAATCTAAAAAACGAGTTTTACGACATCTTTGAAGGGGAAGCGGGATCTGATATATGTTCTCGGTTTCGGGAGCTAGAAAAGCTTCTAATTCATGCTTCTACTAAAGTTTATTGGGAATTTGGGCTTCAGATTGAAGGTAACCAAGATGGGTTGCCTCCACCACAAGATGGGTCGGTTCCAAAAATAGTCCGATACGCGattaattatctaaaatactTAACCACTGATAATTATAGCGCGCCTATGGCTCAGGTACTCAGAACTGAACAAATATGGAAGGCAGGTATTTTGTCAACACCCGAAACAGATGAAAACTTGCTAAAAGAAGCGGTTTCAAATGTAATGGAGGCTTTACATAGAAATATCGAGtctaaaaagtcaaactataaaGACAAAGTTCTTTACCATGTGTTTACTATGAACACGTATTGGTATATTTATATGAGAACTAGGAATACCGAGCTTGGGAAGCTATTGGGTGAGAATTACATGAGGAAAAACTATAAAGTTGTGGCAGAAGAAGCGGCTTACTTGTACGAGAAGCAAGCATGGGGTGGGTTAGTCAGATTACTTGACAAAGAAGACCTAGAAGAACTCAAGGATGATGGAATCGGGACTGCTGCAAAGGCTAAGATTGAGGCATTCTTAAAGGGTTTTGAAGAGTGTGCTCAAAGGCATACAAGTAGATACATCATTCCGGAGCCTGATTTGCGAGAACAGATCAAAGAGGCAACCATTAAGCTTATTGTACCTGTTTACGCGGACTTTCTGGACAGGTTTTCAAGTGTATTAGCAAGGAAAGCATACTCATCACCTGAATCAATTGAGGGATTGTTGGGTCAGATTTTCTCAGGAAATGGTCGAAGTTCATCAATGGGTTCAAGGCGACGTGAGAGTAAGGATCGGACTGAAGGGAGAAATTCAGTGTCAAGTGATATAGACCAGATGCCAGGACGGAATTCAGTCAGTCGGTTCCAGCGAAACCGATCAAATGCTAGTGATGCTTAA
- the LOC122608095 gene encoding phosphatidate cytidylyltransferase, mitochondrial isoform X2 gives MGTKTSLGGLLKVLPPVDFCCVYGSSLHPNNSDKSSMEDYILGVSNPQKWHAENLEMNRDHYASWMASLGGSKLITNVADHIGIGVHFNPFVSWNNKMYKYGVVRTDDLAQDMLNWDRFYLSGRLQKPVRIIVDNLDIKNTNLVNLRAASSAALLLLPSKFTERELYEKICSLSYMGDLRMLFAEDKNKVKKIVDGQFELFRNMYKPLIDEYASKQLLRLSSCGDNNKTKITQDCSLSATSSIVSSLPLSIKSHMKVGLADMTEGQNSKITIGSREKAAACMQNVLKRRVMTSSARQAVAGFITAGAVHGIRYLGKKMQKAWKSST, from the exons ATGGGAACTAAAACCAGTCTCGGTGGTTTACTGAAAGTTCTACCTCCAGTAGACTTTTGCTGTGTTTACGGCTCAAGTCTCCATCCTAATAATAGTGACAAG TCATCTATGGAAGATTATATTCTTGGTGTATCAAATCCCCAAAAATGGCATGCAGAG AATCTAGAAATGAACCGCGATCATTATGCCTCGTGGATGGCATCTCTTGGTGGATCAAAACTG aTCACTAATGTTGCAGATCACATTGGCATTGGTGTACACTTTAATCCATTTGTTTCTTGGAACAACAAG ATGTACAAGTATGGGGTTGTTCGTACGGATGACTTGGCTCAAGACATGCTGAATTGGGACAGGTTTTACCTCAGTGGTCGCTTGCAAAAGCCT GTGCGTATAATTGTAGACAATTTGGATATCAAAAATACCAATTTGGTTAATTTAAGGGCTGCCTCTTCTGCTGCACTTCTTCTTTTGCCTTCAAAGTTCACAGAG AGAGAACTTTATGAAAAAATATGCAGCCTCTCATATATGGGTGACTTGCGTATGCTTTTTGCAGAGGACAAAAATAAG GTGAAAAAGATAGTAGATGGCCAATTTGAATTGTTCAGGAATATGTATAAGCCGTTgattgatgaatatgcatctaaGCAACTCTTGAGACTCTCCTCATGTGgtgataataataaaactaaaataactcAG GATTGTAGCTTATCTGCAACATCGTCCATTGTGTCATCCCTTCCCCTATCTATCAAAAGTCACATGAAAGTGGGGCTAGCTGACATGACAGAAG GTCAAAATAGTAAAATTACTATTGGATCACGTGAAAAGGCTGCAGCGTGCATGCAAAATGTTTTAAAGCGTAGAGTTATGACTTCAAGTGCTAGACAAGCAGTGGCTGGTTTCATAACTGCTGGAGCTGTTCATGGAATTAGATATCTTGGTAAAAAGATGCAAAAGGCTTGGAAATCTTCAACCTA A
- the LOC122608095 gene encoding phosphatidate cytidylyltransferase, mitochondrial isoform X4: protein MYKYGVVRTDDLAQDMLNWDRFYLSGRLQKPVRIIVDNLDIKNTNLVNLRAASSAALLLLPSKFTERELYEKICSLSYMGDLRMLFAEDKNKVKKIVDGQFELFRNMYKPLIDEYASKQLLRLSSCGDNNKTKITQDCSLSATSSIVSSLPLSIKSHMKVGLADMTEGQNSKITIGSREKAAACMQNVLKRRVMTSSARQAVAGFITAGAVHGIRYLGKKMQKAWKSST, encoded by the exons ATGTACAAGTATGGGGTTGTTCGTACGGATGACTTGGCTCAAGACATGCTGAATTGGGACAGGTTTTACCTCAGTGGTCGCTTGCAAAAGCCT GTGCGTATAATTGTAGACAATTTGGATATCAAAAATACCAATTTGGTTAATTTAAGGGCTGCCTCTTCTGCTGCACTTCTTCTTTTGCCTTCAAAGTTCACAGAG AGAGAACTTTATGAAAAAATATGCAGCCTCTCATATATGGGTGACTTGCGTATGCTTTTTGCAGAGGACAAAAATAAG GTGAAAAAGATAGTAGATGGCCAATTTGAATTGTTCAGGAATATGTATAAGCCGTTgattgatgaatatgcatctaaGCAACTCTTGAGACTCTCCTCATGTGgtgataataataaaactaaaataactcAG GATTGTAGCTTATCTGCAACATCGTCCATTGTGTCATCCCTTCCCCTATCTATCAAAAGTCACATGAAAGTGGGGCTAGCTGACATGACAGAAG GTCAAAATAGTAAAATTACTATTGGATCACGTGAAAAGGCTGCAGCGTGCATGCAAAATGTTTTAAAGCGTAGAGTTATGACTTCAAGTGCTAGACAAGCAGTGGCTGGTTTCATAACTGCTGGAGCTGTTCATGGAATTAGATATCTTGGTAAAAAGATGCAAAAGGCTTGGAAATCTTCAACCTAG
- the LOC122608095 gene encoding phosphatidate cytidylyltransferase, mitochondrial isoform X3 produces MMYKYGVVRTDDLAQDMLNWDRFYLSGRLQKPVRIIVDNLDIKNTNLVNLRAASSAALLLLPSKFTERELYEKICSLSYMGDLRMLFAEDKNKVKKIVDGQFELFRNMYKPLIDEYASKQLLRLSSCGDNNKTKITQDCSLSATSSIVSSLPLSIKSHMKVGLADMTEGQNSKITIGSREKAAACMQNVLKRRVMTSSARQAVAGFITAGAVHGIRYLGKKMQKAWKSST; encoded by the exons ATG ATGTACAAGTATGGGGTTGTTCGTACGGATGACTTGGCTCAAGACATGCTGAATTGGGACAGGTTTTACCTCAGTGGTCGCTTGCAAAAGCCT GTGCGTATAATTGTAGACAATTTGGATATCAAAAATACCAATTTGGTTAATTTAAGGGCTGCCTCTTCTGCTGCACTTCTTCTTTTGCCTTCAAAGTTCACAGAG AGAGAACTTTATGAAAAAATATGCAGCCTCTCATATATGGGTGACTTGCGTATGCTTTTTGCAGAGGACAAAAATAAG GTGAAAAAGATAGTAGATGGCCAATTTGAATTGTTCAGGAATATGTATAAGCCGTTgattgatgaatatgcatctaaGCAACTCTTGAGACTCTCCTCATGTGgtgataataataaaactaaaataactcAG GATTGTAGCTTATCTGCAACATCGTCCATTGTGTCATCCCTTCCCCTATCTATCAAAAGTCACATGAAAGTGGGGCTAGCTGACATGACAGAAG GTCAAAATAGTAAAATTACTATTGGATCACGTGAAAAGGCTGCAGCGTGCATGCAAAATGTTTTAAAGCGTAGAGTTATGACTTCAAGTGCTAGACAAGCAGTGGCTGGTTTCATAACTGCTGGAGCTGTTCATGGAATTAGATATCTTGGTAAAAAGATGCAAAAGGCTTGGAAATCTTCAACCTAG
- the LOC122608095 gene encoding phosphatidate cytidylyltransferase, mitochondrial isoform X1: protein MGTKTSLGGLLKVLPPVDFCCVYGSSLHPNNSDKSSMEDYILGVSNPQKWHAENLEMNRDHYASWMASLGGSKLITNVADHIGIGVHFNPFVSWNNKMYKYGVVRTDDLAQDMLNWDRFYLSGRLQKPVRIIVDNLDIKNTNLVNLRAASSAALLLLPSKFTERELYEKICSLSYMGDLRMLFAEDKNKVKKIVDGQFELFRNMYKPLIDEYASKQLLRLSSCGDNNKTKITQDCSLSATSSIVSSLPLSIKSHMKVGLADMTEGQNSKITIGSREKAAACMQNVLKRRVMTSSARQAVAGFITAGAVHGIRYLGKKMQKAWKSST, encoded by the exons ATGGGAACTAAAACCAGTCTCGGTGGTTTACTGAAAGTTCTACCTCCAGTAGACTTTTGCTGTGTTTACGGCTCAAGTCTCCATCCTAATAATAGTGACAAG TCATCTATGGAAGATTATATTCTTGGTGTATCAAATCCCCAAAAATGGCATGCAGAG AATCTAGAAATGAACCGCGATCATTATGCCTCGTGGATGGCATCTCTTGGTGGATCAAAACTG aTCACTAATGTTGCAGATCACATTGGCATTGGTGTACACTTTAATCCATTTGTTTCTTGGAACAACAAG ATGTACAAGTATGGGGTTGTTCGTACGGATGACTTGGCTCAAGACATGCTGAATTGGGACAGGTTTTACCTCAGTGGTCGCTTGCAAAAGCCT GTGCGTATAATTGTAGACAATTTGGATATCAAAAATACCAATTTGGTTAATTTAAGGGCTGCCTCTTCTGCTGCACTTCTTCTTTTGCCTTCAAAGTTCACAGAG AGAGAACTTTATGAAAAAATATGCAGCCTCTCATATATGGGTGACTTGCGTATGCTTTTTGCAGAGGACAAAAATAAG GTGAAAAAGATAGTAGATGGCCAATTTGAATTGTTCAGGAATATGTATAAGCCGTTgattgatgaatatgcatctaaGCAACTCTTGAGACTCTCCTCATGTGgtgataataataaaactaaaataactcAG GATTGTAGCTTATCTGCAACATCGTCCATTGTGTCATCCCTTCCCCTATCTATCAAAAGTCACATGAAAGTGGGGCTAGCTGACATGACAGAAG GTCAAAATAGTAAAATTACTATTGGATCACGTGAAAAGGCTGCAGCGTGCATGCAAAATGTTTTAAAGCGTAGAGTTATGACTTCAAGTGCTAGACAAGCAGTGGCTGGTTTCATAACTGCTGGAGCTGTTCATGGAATTAGATATCTTGGTAAAAAGATGCAAAAGGCTTGGAAATCTTCAACCTAG